A portion of the Cyanobium sp. PCC 7001 genome contains these proteins:
- a CDS encoding CbiX/SirB N-terminal domain-containing protein: MADRCDPASPNVSVATVEGIQLTTPQELHPSSLPPPGSRDRWPWLQRLRRTTSLLLEPWLAAIETGQIQPEPDLMAALAPHVDRTAAGRLLAWWLATPQADPALLQQIGQWRDPTFAAQLRRALEDGPPERVRWLLPLLGHQREPVDFPLLRRWVLGPHATPCRRAALEGLALGLPSWPLARLRPLLRSLAADLDGGLAGSAVDLLARLPGARRDLALLDGPRLDPAVQARRLRRLAALPAQPLVLVVHGRSGGIIPPELERLRAELEARRGVPVALHGLTAAAPPDPGPLRAAAGGRPLTLIPLLLLPGGHVCSDMPDLAGAWRASGPVLRLPFLGAWRLWQQALRDEAAALAAADGGRGGGNGRSRPLLLHHPLNSAVGARYLAHLERHCAVRGLATPYSAADSEEQLALLRSPDQPAALPLVLATNRLTEALPPRCGPALLQRPRVRDCLLDLLAALP; this comes from the coding sequence ATGGCCGACCGTTGCGACCCCGCCTCACCAAACGTATCGGTCGCCACCGTTGAGGGGATCCAGCTGACGACCCCTCAGGAGCTTCATCCCTCCAGCCTGCCGCCGCCGGGCTCGCGAGACCGCTGGCCCTGGCTCCAGCGCCTGCGGCGCACCACCTCCCTGCTGCTCGAGCCCTGGCTCGCGGCGATCGAGACGGGCCAGATCCAGCCGGAGCCCGACCTGATGGCGGCCCTGGCGCCCCATGTGGACAGGACGGCCGCTGGGCGGCTGCTGGCCTGGTGGCTGGCCACGCCGCAGGCCGATCCGGCCCTGCTGCAGCAGATCGGCCAGTGGCGGGATCCCACCTTCGCCGCCCAGTTGCGCCGTGCCCTGGAGGATGGACCGCCGGAGCGGGTGCGCTGGTTGCTGCCCCTGCTGGGCCATCAGCGCGAGCCGGTTGATTTCCCGCTGCTGCGCCGCTGGGTGCTCGGCCCCCATGCGACCCCGTGTCGCCGCGCTGCCCTTGAGGGCCTCGCTCTCGGCCTGCCGAGCTGGCCCCTGGCGCGGCTCAGGCCCCTGCTGCGCAGCCTTGCCGCCGACCTCGACGGCGGGCTGGCCGGCTCGGCGGTGGATCTGCTGGCCCGGCTGCCTGGGGCCCGGCGCGATCTGGCGCTGCTGGATGGACCGCGGCTCGATCCCGCCGTTCAGGCGCGCCGTCTGCGGCGGCTGGCGGCCCTGCCCGCCCAGCCCCTGGTGCTCGTTGTGCATGGCCGCAGCGGCGGCATCATCCCTCCGGAGCTGGAGCGGCTCCGGGCCGAGCTGGAAGCCCGTCGCGGCGTCCCCGTGGCGCTCCACGGCCTCACCGCGGCAGCCCCACCGGATCCGGGCCCCCTGAGGGCCGCAGCAGGGGGGCGCCCGCTCACCCTCATCCCCCTGTTGCTGCTGCCGGGCGGCCACGTGTGCAGCGATATGCCGGATCTCGCCGGCGCCTGGCGCGCCAGCGGACCGGTGCTGAGGTTGCCGTTCCTCGGTGCGTGGCGCCTGTGGCAGCAGGCGCTTCGGGACGAGGCGGCTGCGCTGGCGGCCGCCGACGGCGGCCGTGGTGGAGGTAACGGCCGCTCCAGACCCCTGCTGCTGCACCACCCCCTCAACAGCGCCGTCGGGGCGCGCTATCTGGCCCATCTGGAGCGCCACTGTGCGGTCCGGGGTCTTGCCACTCCATACAGTGCGGCGGACTCCGAGGAGCAGCTGGCCTTGCTGCGGTCCCCTGATCAGCCCGCCGCCCTGCCGCTGGTGCTGGCCACCAACCGGCTCACCGAGGCGCTGCCGCCGCGGTGCGGCCCGGCGTTGCTGCAACGTCCACGCGTTCGGGACTGCCTGCTGGACCTGCTCGCCGCCCTGCCATGA
- a CDS encoding ferredoxin--nitrite reductase: protein MSSAPIPAPAADDSAAGLSKVEQAKADLCGLELRPRLAELAGEGWESLDEATLTIRLKWLGIFFRPVTPGRFMLRLRLANGVINADQLELLAEAVDRCGDYGSADITTRQNLQLRGLLFEDMPPLLEAMERLGLTSRQSGHDNPRNITGNPLAGIDPEEIVDTRPLVQAIQARLFQADGPRNLPRKFNVAVGGAPDSFLLHNDLAFLPAHHNGRLGFTVMVGGFFSAQRNELAIPLGLWLEADQLPDFSLAVLLHFERSGNRQQRNKSRLMYLIDALGLEAYRDAVLGLYGELAGPEALARVQPHDGGHLVNRAPRDGLGWNPQKQEGLAWMGLHVPMGRLDAPTMFDLADLARRFGSGELRLTEAQNVLIPGVPVGQRQELEGEPLLQRFRPAPGPLQAEAVSCTGNAYCSFALIPTKGTAQALVEELERRVELPHAVRTHWTGCPNACGQPYMGQIGLMGAKTRKDGQMVEAAKIFLGGSMGAEPRLAELHDKGVPLDELPDVIEQLLVERFGARRKAAAA from the coding sequence ATGAGTTCAGCTCCAATCCCTGCCCCGGCAGCCGACGACTCCGCGGCCGGGCTCTCCAAGGTCGAACAGGCGAAAGCCGACCTCTGCGGCCTCGAGCTACGGCCCCGGCTGGCGGAGCTCGCCGGCGAGGGCTGGGAGTCGCTGGATGAAGCCACGCTCACCATCCGGCTCAAGTGGCTCGGGATCTTCTTCAGGCCGGTGACGCCCGGCCGTTTCATGCTGCGGCTGCGGCTCGCCAACGGCGTGATCAACGCCGATCAACTGGAGTTGCTGGCGGAGGCCGTCGACCGCTGCGGTGACTACGGCAGCGCCGACATCACCACCCGCCAGAACCTGCAGCTGCGGGGCCTGCTGTTCGAGGACATGCCACCGTTGCTGGAGGCGATGGAGCGGCTGGGCCTCACCAGCCGCCAGTCCGGCCACGACAACCCCCGCAACATCACGGGCAATCCCCTGGCCGGGATCGATCCCGAGGAGATCGTCGACACCCGTCCGCTGGTGCAGGCCATCCAGGCGCGACTGTTCCAGGCCGACGGCCCCCGCAACCTCCCCCGCAAGTTCAACGTGGCCGTGGGGGGAGCCCCCGACAGCTTCCTGCTGCACAACGACCTGGCCTTCCTGCCGGCCCATCACAACGGCAGGCTGGGCTTCACCGTGATGGTGGGCGGCTTCTTCTCGGCCCAGCGCAACGAGCTGGCCATTCCCCTGGGGCTCTGGCTGGAGGCCGACCAGCTGCCGGATTTCTCCCTGGCGGTGCTGCTCCACTTCGAGCGGTCCGGCAACCGCCAGCAGCGGAACAAGAGCCGCCTGATGTACCTCATCGACGCCCTTGGGCTCGAGGCCTATCGGGACGCCGTGCTCGGGCTCTACGGCGAGTTGGCCGGGCCTGAGGCCCTGGCGCGGGTGCAGCCCCACGATGGCGGCCACCTGGTGAACCGGGCTCCCCGGGATGGCCTCGGCTGGAATCCCCAGAAGCAGGAGGGTCTGGCCTGGATGGGCCTGCATGTGCCCATGGGGCGGCTCGACGCCCCCACCATGTTCGACCTGGCCGATCTGGCGCGGCGTTTCGGCAGCGGCGAGCTCCGCCTCACCGAGGCCCAGAACGTGCTCATCCCGGGGGTGCCGGTGGGGCAGCGGCAGGAGCTGGAAGGGGAACCCCTGCTGCAACGGTTCCGCCCCGCCCCCGGTCCGCTCCAGGCCGAGGCGGTGAGCTGCACGGGCAATGCCTACTGCAGCTTCGCCCTCATTCCCACCAAAGGAACGGCCCAGGCGCTGGTGGAGGAGCTGGAGCGGCGGGTGGAGCTGCCCCATGCCGTGCGCACCCACTGGACGGGGTGTCCAAATGCCTGCGGCCAGCCCTACATGGGCCAGATCGGCCTGATGGGGGCGAAGACGCGCAAGGACGGCCAGATGGTGGAGGCGGCCAAGATCTTCCTGGGGGGCTCCATGGGGGCCGAACCGCGGCTGGCCGAACTCCACGACAAGGGTGTGCCGCTCGACGAGTTACCCGATGTCATCGAGCAACTGCTGGTCGAGCGCTTCGGTGCACGCCGGAAGGCCGCTGCGGCCTGA
- a CDS encoding anthranilate phosphoribosyltransferase family protein: MALSAGTPIDAVPGLDRERQPQAPAGLSGRERFKHYIQKVGSGEHTSRGLSRAEAHDALALMLRDEATPAQIGAFLIAHRIRRPEPQELAGMLDLYRELGPCLSSATPAVCFGMPFDGRTRTAPLYPLTALTLAAAGLPVVLQGGARMPVKYGVTAMELFSSLGLVLQGLPLEAVQRGLDSQRLALIHLPDHFPLADRLTPIRDDLGKRPPVASLELLWTAHRSPHLLVSGFVHPPTESRAWKALELAGETAVITVKGLEGSTDLPISRACITAKARGGTGERVILHPRDLGCYGVDELWQDLDSWREQALAALGGQGPLATALTWNAGAYLWFAGVSASLEEGLSRTRQLVQTGAVLGQLREMIAWRAAAG; the protein is encoded by the coding sequence ATGGCGCTTTCCGCCGGCACCCCCATCGACGCGGTCCCAGGGTTGGACCGTGAACGGCAGCCCCAGGCCCCGGCCGGGCTGAGCGGCAGGGAGCGGTTCAAGCACTACATCCAGAAGGTGGGCAGCGGGGAGCACACCAGCCGGGGCCTCAGCCGCGCCGAGGCCCACGACGCCCTCGCCCTCATGCTGCGGGACGAGGCCACACCGGCCCAGATCGGCGCCTTCCTGATCGCCCACCGCATCCGGCGGCCCGAGCCCCAGGAACTGGCGGGCATGCTCGACCTCTACCGGGAGCTCGGTCCCTGCCTCAGCAGCGCCACCCCGGCCGTGTGCTTCGGCATGCCCTTCGACGGCCGCACCCGCACCGCTCCGCTCTACCCACTCACGGCGCTGACCCTGGCGGCGGCAGGCCTTCCGGTGGTGCTGCAGGGAGGGGCCCGCATGCCCGTGAAATACGGCGTGACGGCCATGGAACTGTTCAGCTCTCTTGGACTCGTGCTGCAGGGGCTGCCCCTGGAGGCGGTGCAGCGGGGCCTCGACAGCCAGCGCCTCGCCCTCATCCACCTGCCGGACCACTTCCCCCTCGCCGACCGCCTCACCCCGATCCGGGACGACCTGGGCAAGCGGCCGCCGGTCGCCAGCCTCGAACTGCTCTGGACCGCCCACCGCAGTCCCCACCTGCTGGTGAGCGGCTTCGTTCATCCGCCCACCGAGAGCCGTGCCTGGAAAGCCCTGGAGCTGGCCGGGGAAACAGCAGTGATCACGGTGAAGGGGCTGGAGGGCAGCACCGACCTGCCGATCAGCCGCGCCTGCATCACGGCGAAGGCCCGGGGGGGCACTGGGGAACGCGTCATTCTTCACCCGCGGGACCTGGGCTGCTACGGCGTCGACGAGCTCTGGCAGGACCTCGACAGCTGGAGGGAGCAGGCCCTCGCCGCCCTTGGAGGTCAGGGCCCGTTGGCAACGGCGCTGACCTGGAATGCGGGGGCCTACCTCTGGTTTGCGGGCGTGAGCGCCAGCCTGGAGGAAGGGCTGTCCAGGACACGGCAGCTGGTGCAGACGGGTGCAGTGCTGGGCCAGCTCCGCGAGATGATCGCCTGGAGAGCAGCCGCCGGCTGA
- a CDS encoding nitrate reductase associated protein: protein AAPLGFSLTGAQWSELSELERFALCKLARPGHDHHNLAPALTELFGTTGASAQASEAG from the coding sequence GCCGCGCCGCTGGGTTTCAGCCTCACCGGGGCCCAGTGGTCGGAGCTGTCGGAACTGGAGCGGTTCGCTCTCTGCAAGCTGGCCCGGCCCGGGCACGACCATCACAACCTGGCACCGGCCCTGACCGAGCTGTTCGGGACCACGGGGGCCAGCGCTCAGGCTTCGGAAGCAGGCTGA
- a CDS encoding molybdopterin oxidoreductase family protein, with amino-acid sequence MAPAAKGQPTRRDAEGLPAWGARGDRRHPSSLGQVCIKGATVGETLQGGRLTRPLARDRLDQPLRPISWEAALERIVARIRATLASRGGGGIAMYGSGQFHLEDYYVAQKLLKGAIGSNSFDANSRLCMSSAVAGYARSLGSDGPPCCYEDLDHCSVALLIGTNTAECHPVLFQRLIKRKRRQPESLTIVVVDPRATATSDAADLHLAIRPGTDLVLLHGVAHLLLRRAAVAFEFIEGETEGFADYARLVQAWTPERVCRLCGIAEEGLRRFAELWESAGGVLSLWSMGINQSVEGTAKVTGLINLHLLTGQIGRPGAGPFSLTGQPNAMGGREAGGLAHLLPGYRSVTHPEHRAEVEAAWGFLPGAIAPEPGLDAWRQVEAMEAGELELWWVAATNPLVSMPNLDRVRAAMARCPLVVLSEAYADTETAQYAHLVLPAAQWSEKAGVMVNSERRVTYCPAFRTPPGEARPDWRVFADVGRRLGYGEQFSYGSSAEVYAEFAGLTAGRLCDHAGLSHPLLAAEGPQQWPFPRGAAPSTASKRLYTNFRFATPNGRARFIAEEPMGLAEPPCEAYPLVLTVGRYLGQWHTMTRTARVPRLTAMHPEPLLEIHPDDARALELDDGGLAAIRSRRGEVSARVRVTERIRPGTVFLPMHWGSMQEPACEANKLLHEQACPVSRQPELKAAAVCVTTLAAAQPASEA; translated from the coding sequence ATGGCTCCGGCGGCCAAGGGCCAGCCCACCCGGCGGGATGCCGAGGGCCTGCCGGCCTGGGGCGCGCGGGGGGACCGCCGCCATCCCTCCAGCCTGGGCCAGGTGTGCATCAAGGGGGCCACCGTGGGCGAGACCCTTCAGGGCGGGCGCCTCACCCGGCCGCTGGCCCGCGACCGCCTGGATCAGCCCCTGCGGCCGATCAGCTGGGAGGCGGCGCTGGAGCGGATCGTCGCCCGCATCCGCGCCACGCTGGCGAGCCGGGGAGGGGGCGGCATCGCCATGTATGGCTCAGGCCAGTTTCACCTCGAGGACTACTACGTCGCCCAGAAGCTGCTCAAGGGGGCCATCGGCAGCAACAGTTTCGATGCCAATTCCCGCCTGTGCATGAGCTCGGCCGTGGCGGGCTATGCCCGCAGCCTCGGCTCCGACGGTCCGCCCTGCTGCTACGAGGACCTGGACCACTGCAGCGTGGCCCTGCTGATCGGCACCAACACCGCCGAGTGCCACCCGGTGCTGTTCCAGCGGCTGATCAAGCGCAAGCGCCGCCAGCCGGAGAGCCTCACCATCGTGGTGGTGGATCCCCGCGCCACAGCCACCAGCGATGCGGCTGATCTGCACCTCGCCATCCGCCCGGGCACCGATCTGGTGCTGCTGCATGGCGTGGCCCATCTGCTGCTGCGCCGGGCCGCCGTGGCCTTTGAGTTCATCGAAGGGGAGACCGAGGGCTTCGCTGACTACGCCCGGCTCGTGCAGGCCTGGACGCCTGAGCGGGTCTGCAGGCTCTGCGGCATCGCCGAGGAAGGCCTGCGCCGGTTCGCCGAACTCTGGGAGAGCGCCGGCGGCGTGCTCAGCCTCTGGTCGATGGGGATCAACCAGAGCGTGGAGGGCACGGCCAAGGTGACTGGCCTGATCAACCTTCACCTCCTCACCGGCCAGATCGGCAGACCGGGCGCCGGGCCCTTTTCGCTCACCGGCCAGCCGAATGCGATGGGCGGGCGAGAAGCCGGCGGTCTGGCGCACCTGCTGCCGGGCTACCGCAGCGTGACCCATCCCGAGCACCGGGCCGAAGTGGAGGCCGCCTGGGGGTTTCTGCCGGGTGCCATCGCCCCTGAGCCGGGTCTGGATGCCTGGCGACAGGTGGAGGCCATGGAGGCGGGTGAACTCGAGCTCTGGTGGGTGGCCGCCACCAACCCTCTGGTGAGCATGCCGAATCTGGATCGGGTGAGAGCCGCTATGGCCCGCTGCCCCCTGGTGGTGCTCAGCGAGGCCTACGCCGACACCGAGACCGCCCAGTACGCCCATCTGGTGTTGCCGGCTGCCCAGTGGAGCGAGAAGGCCGGCGTGATGGTGAATTCAGAGCGGCGGGTCACCTACTGCCCCGCCTTTCGCACCCCGCCCGGTGAGGCGCGACCGGACTGGCGGGTGTTCGCCGACGTGGGCCGGAGGCTGGGGTATGGCGAGCAGTTCAGCTACGGCTCGTCAGCGGAGGTCTATGCCGAGTTTGCAGGGCTCACCGCGGGGCGGCTCTGCGACCATGCCGGCCTCAGCCACCCTCTCCTGGCGGCCGAGGGTCCCCAGCAGTGGCCCTTCCCGCGGGGGGCCGCGCCCTCCACGGCCTCCAAGCGCCTCTACACCAATTTCCGTTTCGCCACACCGAACGGCCGGGCCCGCTTCATTGCCGAAGAACCCATGGGCCTGGCGGAGCCCCCCTGCGAGGCCTACCCCCTGGTGCTCACGGTGGGCCGTTACCTGGGCCAGTGGCACACCATGACCCGCACGGCCCGGGTGCCACGGCTCACGGCCATGCATCCCGAACCCCTGCTGGAGATCCATCCTGACGATGCCCGGGCGCTCGAGCTGGACGACGGTGGGCTGGCCGCCATCCGCTCCCGTCGCGGCGAGGTGTCCGCCCGTGTGCGGGTGACCGAGCGCATCCGCCCCGGCACCGTGTTCTTGCCGATGCACTGGGGCTCCATGCAGGAGCCGGCCTGCGAGGCCAACAAGCTGTTGCACGAGCAGGCCTGTCCGGTCTCGCGTCAGCCGGAACTCAAGGCCGCGGCGGTGTGCGTCACGACCCTCGCGGCGGCTCAGCCTGCTTCCGAAGCCTGA
- a CDS encoding MFS transporter has protein sequence MLGELWSLQGRYKTLHLTWFAFFLTFVVWFNLAPLATTVKADLGLTVPQIRTLAICNVALTVPARILIGMLLDKFGPRVTYSTLLVYAAIPCLMFAYAQDFSQLVIARLLLSIVGAGFVIGIRMVAEWFPPKEIGLAEGIYGGWGNFGSAFSALTLVSVAGWLSFSGGFEIDGVVLNWRGAIALTGIISAVYGLLYFFNVKDTPPGKTYQRPDKTAGLEVTSMRDFWGLIGMNVPFAAILAVLAWRLQKVKFLTGSGYTIALLLVLAFFLAQTWGIIRTNKDLLTGRKTYPKEDRYEFKQVAILELTYIVNFGSELAVVSMLPTFFETTFELPKATAGILASAFAFVNLVARPGGGLLSDKLGSRKSTMGFLTVGLGIGYLVMSMIKPGAFTGTAGIALALVITMACSFFVQAGEGSTFAIVPLVKRRVTGQIAGMVGAYGNVGAVAYLTIYSLLPLWMSGGAADADPTPAVIAASNSAFFQVLGIAGLIVGFLCYFVLKEPKGSFADEHEGEVAATVPLA, from the coding sequence ATGCTTGGTGAACTCTGGTCGCTCCAGGGGAGATATAAGACACTGCATCTCACCTGGTTCGCATTCTTTCTCACGTTTGTCGTCTGGTTCAACCTGGCGCCGCTCGCTACAACGGTCAAGGCAGATCTGGGACTCACCGTTCCCCAGATCCGCACCCTGGCCATCTGCAACGTGGCCCTCACGGTTCCAGCCCGCATCCTGATCGGGATGCTTCTCGACAAGTTCGGGCCGCGCGTCACCTATTCCACCCTGCTGGTCTATGCAGCGATCCCTTGCCTGATGTTTGCCTACGCGCAGGACTTCAGCCAGTTGGTGATCGCCCGCCTGCTTCTCTCCATCGTGGGAGCCGGCTTTGTGATCGGCATCCGCATGGTGGCCGAATGGTTTCCGCCCAAAGAGATTGGTCTTGCGGAGGGCATCTACGGCGGCTGGGGCAACTTCGGCTCCGCTTTCTCTGCGCTCACCCTGGTTTCTGTCGCGGGTTGGCTCTCCTTCAGCGGTGGCTTCGAGATTGATGGTGTGGTGCTCAACTGGCGCGGTGCCATCGCCCTCACCGGCATCATCTCGGCGGTGTACGGGCTCCTGTACTTCTTCAACGTCAAGGACACCCCTCCGGGCAAGACCTATCAGCGACCTGATAAAACGGCCGGCCTCGAAGTTACCTCTATGCGTGACTTCTGGGGTCTGATCGGCATGAATGTGCCTTTCGCAGCCATCCTGGCGGTGCTGGCCTGGCGCCTCCAGAAGGTGAAGTTCCTCACGGGTTCCGGCTACACCATTGCCCTGCTGCTGGTGCTGGCTTTCTTCCTGGCTCAGACCTGGGGCATCATCCGCACCAACAAGGACCTCCTCACCGGCCGCAAGACCTACCCCAAGGAAGACCGCTACGAGTTCAAGCAGGTGGCGATCCTGGAGCTCACCTACATCGTGAACTTCGGTTCCGAGCTGGCGGTGGTGTCGATGCTGCCCACCTTCTTTGAAACCACCTTCGAGTTGCCGAAGGCCACGGCCGGGATCCTGGCATCGGCCTTTGCCTTCGTGAACCTGGTGGCACGCCCCGGCGGCGGCCTGCTCTCCGACAAGCTCGGCTCCAGAAAATCCACAATGGGTTTCCTCACCGTAGGTCTCGGGATCGGCTATCTGGTGATGAGCATGATCAAGCCGGGAGCCTTCACCGGAACCGCCGGCATCGCCCTGGCGCTGGTGATCACCATGGCCTGCTCCTTCTTCGTGCAGGCCGGAGAGGGCTCCACCTTCGCCATCGTGCCGCTGGTGAAGCGGCGGGTCACCGGCCAGATCGCCGGCATGGTGGGGGCCTACGGCAATGTGGGCGCTGTGGCCTATCTCACCATCTACAGCCTGCTGCCGCTGTGGATGTCAGGGGGCGCCGCCGACGCCGATCCCACCCCTGCCGTGATCGCGGCCTCGAACAGTGCCTTCTTCCAGGTGCTGGGCATCGCGGGGCTGATCGTGGGCTTCCTCTGCTACTTCGTGCTCAAAGAGCCCAAGGGTTCCTTCGCCGATGAGCATGAAGGGGAGGTGGCCGCCACCGTTCCCCTGGCCTGA
- a CDS encoding molybdenum cofactor guanylyltransferase encodes MQATDPSNHRLNNPSVVEATETPGTAPSGPGPGTCRLRCCLISGGQSRRMGVDKALLPHPAGGTWLSHSLRQLATLQAPITLCSHHPLHRQQVEGLLPPIAKGLTLTQESPPGQGPLSALHHLMDLHPGEQLLLCAVDMPWLDAASLTTLVAAGHQTPGLLLVACNGQRLQPLPGIYPATLQHRRSLARFLAGGRRSLLDWLALQPFQKVTLNPQALRNCNRLGDWTPVQGQPVQGQGAFASLQERTPG; translated from the coding sequence ATGCAAGCCACCGACCCAAGCAATCATCGATTGAACAACCCGTCTGTCGTTGAAGCTACCGAGACTCCGGGGACAGCACCGTCCGGACCGGGCCCCGGAACCTGCCGGCTGCGATGTTGCCTGATCAGCGGTGGCCAAAGCCGCCGCATGGGGGTGGACAAAGCGCTCCTGCCTCACCCCGCCGGGGGAACCTGGCTGAGCCACAGTCTGAGGCAGCTGGCGACTCTCCAGGCTCCGATCACGCTGTGCAGCCACCATCCGCTTCACCGCCAGCAGGTCGAGGGCCTGCTGCCACCGATCGCGAAGGGGCTCACGCTGACCCAGGAATCCCCACCGGGGCAGGGTCCCCTCAGCGCCCTGCACCATTTGATGGACCTGCACCCTGGCGAGCAGCTGCTGCTCTGCGCCGTTGACATGCCCTGGCTCGATGCCGCCAGCCTCACCACCCTGGTGGCGGCCGGGCACCAGACACCTGGCCTGCTGCTGGTGGCCTGCAATGGGCAGCGGCTGCAGCCTCTGCCTGGGATCTACCCCGCCACCCTCCAGCACCGGCGCAGCCTGGCCCGCTTCCTGGCCGGGGGACGTCGCAGCCTGCTGGACTGGCTGGCGCTTCAGCCGTTCCAGAAGGTGACCCTCAACCCGCAGGCCCTTCGCAACTGCAATCGCCTGGGGGACTGGACACCGGTACAAGGCCAGCCGGTGCAGGGCCAAGGCGCATTCGCCAGTCTGCAGGAGCGGACGCCAGGCTGA
- a CDS encoding GTP 3',8-cyclase MoaA, with amino-acid sequence MVPDPLDAAAAALPLDRLGRPTGVLRLSLTARCNLACPYCCPDAIDPPGLLDLRERLALIEAAASLGFRCLRLTGGEPLLHRGLEDLVQAVQPLRRRGGPASLRTIALTTNGVLLTAARARALRQAGLDRMTISLDGADGASVGRMTGRSSEGEALLQRVQEALAHAREAGFDPRLGELKLNAVIDRHRNGDQVVPLAALARRLGVELRLIEFMDVGNRNGWTPERVLPAAAMVERIHGHWPLDPVGRAPNGTASRWRYRDRADGLHLAVVASITAPFCGDCNRLRVTADGQAYTCLFAERGTDLRPWLRPAPDPAGLVAALAGLWRQRHDRSSEERATHPGGPSRPHAEMAYLGG; translated from the coding sequence GTGGTGCCTGACCCCCTGGATGCAGCCGCCGCCGCCCTGCCGCTCGATCGGCTGGGCAGGCCAACGGGGGTGCTGCGCCTCTCGCTCACGGCCCGCTGCAACCTGGCCTGCCCCTACTGCTGTCCCGACGCGATTGACCCCCCAGGCCTCCTCGACCTGCGGGAGCGGCTGGCCCTGATCGAGGCCGCCGCCAGCCTGGGCTTCCGCTGCCTGCGGCTTACCGGCGGCGAGCCGCTGCTGCACCGGGGGTTGGAGGATCTGGTGCAGGCCGTGCAGCCCCTGAGGCGCCGGGGCGGGCCCGCTTCGCTGCGGACCATTGCCCTCACCACCAACGGGGTGCTGCTGACGGCGGCCCGGGCCCGGGCCCTGCGCCAGGCGGGCCTGGACCGCATGACGATCAGCCTGGACGGTGCCGATGGCGCCAGCGTGGGCCGCATGACGGGCCGCAGCAGCGAGGGGGAGGCGCTGCTGCAGCGGGTCCAAGAGGCCCTCGCCCATGCCAGGGAAGCGGGCTTCGATCCGCGGCTCGGTGAGCTCAAGCTCAATGCGGTGATCGACCGCCATCGCAATGGCGACCAGGTGGTGCCCCTGGCCGCCCTGGCACGGCGGCTGGGCGTGGAACTGCGCCTGATCGAGTTCATGGATGTGGGCAACCGCAACGGCTGGACCCCCGAGCGGGTGCTGCCCGCCGCCGCCATGGTGGAGCGGATTCACGGCCACTGGCCCCTGGATCCGGTGGGACGGGCCCCCAACGGCACGGCCAGTCGCTGGCGCTACCGCGACCGCGCCGACGGCCTGCACCTGGCCGTGGTGGCCTCGATCACGGCCCCCTTCTGCGGCGACTGCAACCGGCTGCGCGTCACGGCCGACGGCCAGGCCTATACCTGCCTGTTCGCCGAACGGGGTACCGACCTGCGGCCCTGGCTGCGACCTGCCCCTGACCCGGCGGGACTCGTGGCTGCTCTGGCCGGCCTGTGGCGACAGCGGCACGACCGCTCCAGCGAAGAGCGGGCCACCCATCCTGGGGGGCCGTCCCGCCCCCATGCCGAGATGGCCTACCTGGGGGGCTAG
- the moaB gene encoding molybdenum cofactor biosynthesis protein B, with product MGLAIALLTVSDTRSLAEDGAGDALQERLVACGHRLAARQLVPDDRYRIRAVLSAWIADAGVQVVITSGGTGLTGRDGTPEAVAPLLDKTIEGFGELFRVLSFETIGTSSLQSRCLAGVANGTVVFVLPGSLDAVQTAWDRLISAQLSAETRPCNLVQLLPRLTEPPC from the coding sequence GTGGGTCTGGCCATTGCTCTGCTCACGGTTTCGGATACGCGCAGCCTGGCCGAGGATGGGGCCGGCGATGCCCTGCAGGAGCGCCTCGTCGCCTGTGGCCATCGTCTCGCCGCCAGGCAGCTGGTGCCCGACGACCGCTACCGGATCCGGGCGGTGCTGAGCGCCTGGATCGCCGATGCCGGGGTGCAGGTGGTGATCACGTCGGGCGGAACGGGGCTCACGGGCCGTGACGGCACCCCCGAGGCGGTGGCGCCTCTGCTCGATAAAACGATCGAGGGGTTTGGTGAGCTGTTTCGCGTGCTCTCCTTCGAGACCATCGGCACCAGCAGCCTGCAGAGCCGTTGCCTGGCCGGGGTGGCCAACGGCACCGTGGTGTTCGTGCTGCCGGGGTCGCTGGACGCCGTGCAGACCGCCTGGGACCGCCTGATCAGCGCCCAGCTGAGCGCGGAGACCAGGCCATGCAACCTGGTTCAGCTCCTGCCGCGACTCACCGAACCCCCCTGCTGA
- a CDS encoding MoaD/ThiS family protein: protein MRHTPAIGPFPDKASSSLQVRLFARLREEAGWGERRWPLPAAGVSTPLDIWRQLKLNGQGTLPAGVRVAINQQFAPPDQPLQPGDELAFLPPISGG from the coding sequence ATGCGCCACACTCCCGCCATCGGGCCATTCCCTGACAAGGCCAGTTCCAGCCTGCAGGTGAGGTTGTTCGCGCGGCTGCGGGAGGAGGCGGGCTGGGGGGAGCGGCGCTGGCCCCTCCCCGCCGCTGGGGTGAGCACACCGCTCGACATCTGGCGGCAGCTGAAGCTCAACGGGCAGGGCACACTGCCGGCTGGCGTGCGCGTGGCCATCAACCAGCAGTTCGCTCCACCGGATCAACCACTCCAGCCCGGCGATGAGCTGGCGTTCCTGCCGCCGATCAGCGGGGGCTAA